From one Novosphingobium sp. genomic stretch:
- a CDS encoding NupC/NupG family nucleoside CNT transporter, translating to MHIVLSLAGIALILGVAFALSSDRRAIRPRVVGAAFALQAGVAALVLYVPEGNAALQMVAGGVSNLLGYAHAGIELLFGPLAAPDVGGKSFAISSLPVIIFFAALISVLYYIGVMPLVIRWIGGGLEKITGISKLESLCAASNIFLGQSEAPLVIKPYLAGLKPSQLFCVMTVGMAGVAGTILAAYAGLGIRIDYLVAASFMSAPGGICMAKLLMPDPKNQPLDSEDTVTPLPGEGHDEKPANIIMAASEGAQTGVRLAVAVGAMVLAFVALVALANGIMGWFGHFFGYPDLSFQKLLGYVFAGIFYLLGAPDWTEAMRAGGMFGTKIVLNEFVAFIDLGHATDLSKQTVALVTFALCGFANFSSIAIQMAVTGSLAPNQRALIAKFGLKALLAGSLSNLMSAALAGLFLSL from the coding sequence ATGCATATTGTTTTGAGCCTGGCCGGAATCGCGTTGATTCTGGGCGTTGCCTTTGCCCTGTCGAGCGACCGTCGTGCCATTCGCCCTCGCGTGGTGGGTGCGGCTTTTGCGCTTCAGGCGGGTGTCGCGGCGCTGGTGCTCTATGTTCCCGAGGGCAATGCGGCCTTGCAGATGGTGGCCGGCGGCGTCTCGAATCTGCTGGGCTATGCCCATGCGGGGATCGAGCTGCTGTTCGGCCCGCTGGCCGCGCCCGATGTGGGCGGCAAGAGCTTTGCGATCTCCAGCCTGCCGGTGATCATCTTTTTCGCGGCGCTGATTTCGGTGCTGTACTACATCGGCGTGATGCCGCTGGTGATCCGCTGGATCGGCGGCGGGCTTGAGAAGATCACGGGCATTTCGAAGCTGGAATCGCTCTGCGCCGCCTCGAACATCTTTCTGGGCCAGTCCGAAGCGCCGCTGGTCATCAAGCCCTATCTGGCCGGGTTGAAGCCCAGCCAGCTCTTCTGCGTGATGACGGTGGGCATGGCCGGCGTGGCCGGCACGATTCTGGCGGCCTATGCCGGGCTTGGCATCCGCATCGACTATCTGGTGGCGGCCAGCTTCATGTCGGCGCCGGGCGGCATCTGCATGGCCAAGCTGCTGATGCCCGACCCCAAGAACCAGCCGCTGGATTCCGAGGACACCGTCACGCCGCTGCCCGGCGAGGGCCATGACGAAAAGCCCGCCAACATCATCATGGCCGCCAGCGAAGGCGCCCAGACCGGCGTGCGCCTGGCGGTCGCCGTGGGCGCCATGGTGCTGGCCTTCGTGGCGCTGGTGGCGCTGGCCAATGGCATCATGGGCTGGTTCGGCCATTTCTTCGGCTATCCCGACCTGTCGTTCCAGAAGCTGCTGGGCTATGTTTTCGCAGGGATTTTCTACCTGCTGGGCGCCCCCGACTGGACCGAGGCGATGCGCGCGGGCGGCATGTTCGGCACCAAGATCGTGCTCAACGAATTCGTTGCCTTCATCGATCTGGGCCACGCCACGGACCTGTCCAAGCAGACCGTCGCGCTGGTGACCTTTGCGCTGTGCGGCTTTGCCAACTTCTCCTCCATCGCGATCCAGATGGCGGTGACGGGCAGTCTGGCCCCCAACCAGCGCGCGCTGATCGCCAAATTCGGCCTGAAGGCGCTGCTGGCCGGCAGCCTCTCCAATCTGATGAGCGCCGCTTTGGCGGGCCTGTTCCTCTCGCTGTAA
- the rutB gene encoding pyrimidine utilization protein B: MSDSTPVSPRPALPGSVTLPARPEGLTVNPAQTAVVVIDMQNAYASEGGYVDLAGFDISGAQGVIGRIAKVLDTARGAGMPVIFLQNGWDADYVEAGTPSSPNYHKSNALKTMRARPELSGQLLARGGWDYELVDALTPQPGDIRVHKTRYSAFFNSQLDSILRARGITTIVFVGIASNVCVESTLRDGFHLEYFCLMLEDATHHLGPDFIHQATIYNVEKFFGWVSTTAEFCGAVSQIAP, translated from the coding sequence ATGAGCGACTCCACACCTGTGTCACCGCGCCCCGCCTTGCCGGGCAGCGTCACGCTCCCCGCCCGGCCTGAGGGTTTGACGGTCAATCCCGCGCAGACGGCGGTGGTGGTGATCGACATGCAGAACGCCTATGCCAGCGAGGGCGGCTATGTCGATCTGGCGGGCTTCGACATCTCTGGCGCGCAGGGCGTGATAGGGCGCATCGCCAAGGTGCTGGACACAGCGCGCGGCGCGGGCATGCCGGTGATCTTCCTGCAGAACGGCTGGGACGCCGATTATGTCGAGGCGGGCACGCCTTCCTCGCCCAATTACCATAAATCCAATGCCTTGAAGACGATGCGCGCGCGGCCCGAACTGTCGGGCCAACTGCTGGCGCGCGGCGGCTGGGATTACGAGCTGGTCGATGCGCTCACGCCCCAGCCCGGCGACATTCGCGTGCACAAGACGCGCTATTCGGCCTTCTTCAACTCGCAGCTCGATTCCATTTTGCGGGCGCGGGGGATCACCACCATCGTCTTTGTCGGCATCGCCAGCAATGTCTGCGTGGAATCGACGCTGCGCGACGGCTTCCACCTCGAATATTTCTGCCTGATGCTGGAGGATGCCACCCATCATCTGGGCCCGGACTTCATCCATCAGGCCACCATCTACAACGTCGAGAAGTTCTTCGGCTGGGTTTCGACCACGGCCGAGTTCTGCGGCGCCGTCAGCCAGATCGCTCCCTAA
- a CDS encoding thermonuclease family protein: MRDWDEDWEALVPRRKLRESCSGHIAMIFAAVLALMLAMLAAINWRQWRADHSPQALPLAKAAPHDTLRARFALCRHKRVSCVVDGDTIWFQGEKIRVADINAPEVSEPQCDFEQELGEKASDRLVLLLNAGPFSLTPPADRDADVYGRKLRVISRGGQSLGAVLVSEGLAEPWTGHRRDWCY; the protein is encoded by the coding sequence ATGCGCGACTGGGACGAGGATTGGGAAGCCCTCGTCCCCCGCCGGAAACTGCGCGAAAGCTGCAGCGGCCATATCGCGATGATCTTCGCCGCCGTGCTGGCGCTGATGCTGGCCATGCTGGCGGCGATCAACTGGCGCCAATGGCGCGCGGATCACTCCCCGCAAGCGCTGCCCCTGGCCAAAGCCGCCCCGCATGACACGCTGCGCGCGCGGTTCGCGCTGTGCCGCCACAAGCGCGTGAGTTGCGTCGTGGATGGCGACACCATCTGGTTTCAGGGCGAGAAAATCCGCGTGGCCGATATCAACGCCCCCGAAGTCTCCGAGCCCCAATGCGATTTTGAACAGGAACTGGGCGAAAAAGCCTCCGACCGGCTGGTTCTGCTGCTGAACGCCGGGCCGTTTTCCCTGACGCCGCCTGCGGATCGGGATGCCGATGTCTATGGCCGCAAGCTGCGGGTTATCTCACGCGGGGGGCAATCTCTGGGGGCGGTGCTGGTCAGCGAGGGGCTGGCCGAGCCATGGACAGGGCATCGCAGGGATTGGTGCTATTGA